ACAAAAGAGAGGTTAAAATGAAAAAAATACTCTTTATTATCTTATTTTATTCCATTTCTTTATTTCTTTTCTCCCAGAATTTCGAGGGTTTTGAATCCGGAGATTTTTCTGCTTATAATTGGGAATTCAGCGGAAATTCCGATTGGTTCATCAGCAATATCGAACCTTACGAAGGTCTTTATTGTGCCCAGGCAGGTGCGATCGATGATTATGAATCAACATCTCTGTCTGTTAATATGGAAACAACTCAAAACGGAGATATCAGCTTTTTCTGGAAAGTCAGCAGTCAGAATCATCATGATAAATTATATTTTTATATCGATGGAGAAGAAATGGCGTATATTGCCGGGATCTTTCCCTGGAATGAAGAATCATTTCCTCTCGAACCCGGTGATCATGTATTTACCTGGAAATATGAAAAAAACGAAGAGATCTCCAATCATTCCGATACAGGCTGGATCGATAACATCACTTTTCCTCCCACCACAACTTCCGAAAATGACCTGGCAGTTAAATCGATCTCCGGTCCCGGATTTGTTTATACTCATGATTCTGCGGTTTATGATATTACCGTAAAAAATTATGGAACAAACAACCAGAACGATTATACTTTAAAGCTCTTCCAGGATGAAGATGTTTTATTGGAAACAATTCAGATCGCAGAAACGATTGTTTCCGAACAGGAAAAAATACATAGAATTGTCTGGATAATTCCTGCGGATGAGCCAACCGGAGTAACCTATCTGCACGCTCTGTTGGAAACTCAACTTGATGATGATCTTGAGAATAATTCATCGTCTGTGATTCCGGTAGAAGTCCTGCCTTTTCAGGCAGTCGAAGTAACAGTTGGATATGGAAATGAACAGGTAAATTGGACTCCCTTCAACTTTCGTTTTAATAACAACCTGACCGAGTCTTTATATTTCTTCTCTGAAATGCAATATACAGGAGTAATTTATGCTGTTTCCTATCAAAATGATTTTGAGGAATATCTAACCAATAAACAGGTAAAATTATGGATGGGAGAAACCTATCAATCGAATCTGACAAATGGCTGGTTTCCTGCGGGAGATTTAACCTCTGTTTTTGAAAACAGTCTCGATTTCCCCTCAGGTTATAACACAATTTTTATCCAGTTAGAAACGCCTTATGAATATACCGGAGCAAATTTGATCGTTCTGGCAAACAGACCCTGGGATGATGAAACTTACGACATCAATAATAATTATCATACTACTCATTCAACTATTCATCCTGATAGAACTCTTGCCTTGAATACAAACCAGGGAACGATCAATCCGGAAAGCCCACCGGATGGA
This region of Candidatus Cloacimonadota bacterium genomic DNA includes:
- a CDS encoding T9SS type A sorting domain-containing protein, giving the protein MKKILFIILFYSISLFLFSQNFEGFESGDFSAYNWEFSGNSDWFISNIEPYEGLYCAQAGAIDDYESTSLSVNMETTQNGDISFFWKVSSQNHHDKLYFYIDGEEMAYIAGIFPWNEESFPLEPGDHVFTWKYEKNEEISNHSDTGWIDNITFPPTTTSENDLAVKSISGPGFVYTHDSAVYDITVKNYGTNNQNDYTLKLFQDEDVLLETIQIAETIVSEQEKIHRIVWIIPADEPTGVTYLHALLETQLDDDLENNSSSVIPVEVLPFQAVEVTVGYGNEQVNWTPFNFRFNNNLTESLYFFSEMQYTGVIYAVSYQNDFEEYLTNKQVKLWMGETYQSNLTNGWFPAGDLTSVFENSLDFPSGYNTIFIQLETPYEYTGANLIVLANRPWDDETYDINNNYHTTHSTIHPDRTLALNTNQGTINPESPPDGFLFNRIPNTTFYIAINGLGALEGYVYDDQGSPLTGADIVLEESFISAVSNSSGYYLKGNIMQGTHDFTASAFGYSPQTIEGTIIEDETTQIDFNLSPLPMIQISGHVVGSDFPGIGLEGALILLSGYGEYSLITDVTGNFTVNVYANNDYSLNIFYGGYANYTTNITVGSSDIDLGTIVLTELTFPPENVLATQNDEQTEAEIFWQPPLNSRIFESYTGYRFLEEHEDYPDLWMQIFSGLTDTTFIDYEWAGQELGTYKFAITSVYTNEIESIPGFSNSLEKVITDVENNDVGKTELVLHSYPNPFNSETTISFSCPREAENTETCPQGRIIIYNIRGQKVRVLECFNSVETKATESLFHIIWNGKDDFGTPVKSGIYFYEFTTGKKSIIKKMLLMR